In the Sulfobacillus thermosulfidooxidans DSM 9293 genome, GGTCAAAGCCCGTGAGCAAGGCTGGGACGTGGTGCCCGGTGGCTCTGACGAATCCGAGGCGTCTCAGACGGCGGCATCCCCCAATCATGCCGCGACAGCATCCGCAGAGTCCCAGCCCGTGACGCTCGGATCGCTATGGCCCGATGCGCCGGCGGAGTGCGTAGACTGGCCATTGCCCCCGGCGGGTCAGCCGTGGGTGCCTCATCCGCACGGCATCGGACGGGTAGTCCATGTCAACGAGGAGACGGTGGAGGTCAAACCGGTGAGCTTTACGCCGATCTTTGTCCGGGCCTTAGGCCGATCCCTCGGGGATGCCACCGACGACGTGGCCTGGGTCTGGCTGACCTGGCGGGATGGATCAACGCAGACGTGGAAATCCCAATGGATGCGGCGCAAAGACGTGTTGACGTTACCCAAAGCGGCGGAAGTGTTCGCCAATTGGGACATTGATTTTGCGCCCGGTGAAGCCAAGGCGGTCGTGCAATGGCTCCAAGATCAGCAAAACGCGGTGGGGCGTGAGACACTCCCGTTGCACGCGGTCGTGACGCAATGTGGCTGGACCATGATTGAAGGCCAGACGGCCTTTGTCTTGCCCGATGCGGCCCTCGGCGTGACCACCCGGTCCCTGGTCTCGCAAATTCCGTCTGACATTGCCAAAGTCTATCGCGTGCAGGGTGATCCCGAGGCCGAAGCCGCGATCATTCAGGATGCGCTCCAAGCGGAACCCCAACTCGCGTGGGCCTTGGGTCATGCGGCGGCGGCGGTCTGGTGTCGGCGGATTTATGCCTTGGGCCTCGTCGATGTCTTGGGGTATGGAATGCAGATGACAGATCGAACCGGGCACGGCAAAACGTTTGCACTGAAGTTGGCGCTCTTGCCGTGGCAGCAACCGTTGCCTCGGTCCGCGAACTTCTCCACCGCCGGAGCCACGATCTGGCTGAGTTTGTTTAATGATCTGCCCCACGGGGTCCAAGAAACCCAAGAATATGCGACGGATGCGCTCGGTAAGCCCCGCGCCAGCGCCGCCGATTGGCCGCAAATTCTTCATGATTTGTCGGATGCGGGGGGCGCGATTCGGGCGCGGGTGGATGGATCGTTGCGGATGGCGCCCATTCCGGCGGGCACGATTCTTTTTGCCAATAACCAATCACTCCTGACGGAAGCGACGAACGCGGGGGCGCAGGTGCGGTTGCTCTCCACGGGATCGTTGTTTCGGGAACGGTCCGATGCGATGGCGCGGATCGTGGAAGATCTCGAAATGCGGATGGCCCAACACTATGGTCATGGGGGTCGGGCGGTCATTGCGGCGTTGCTGGGCTGGTCCGATGCGCAGATCGTCGCGGCGTGGCAGGATGCGGTAACGACCGTGCGCGATGTGCTGGATGCGGTCTCCTTGGATCCCGAATCACGGCAAATTGCCCGCCGGCAAAGCAAACTCTGGGCCTTGGGCCTTTTGGGCCTTCGGACGTTATTGCAGGAGGGATATGGATTCGATTCCACGTTGTGTGAGCGGGCGGAAGCAGGGTATCGGGCGATTGTCAAGAGTCTTATGCGGCAAATGCTGACGACGTATGTACCTGAATGGCATCGCTGGTGGGATCGTGTCGCGTCTGATTTACGGCAACACGCCGCGGAGTTTGCGGGATTGGAACTGCAACGGGGAGCTGATGCGGAAGCTCCCCGAGAATATCACGGGAAGTTTGATCCGACCAAAGATGTTCTGGCGGTTGAGGTGGGATGGTTCCGGGATCGCTTACAAGCGATGGGGCGTCTCGATGTCACAACGCTCAAAAAAGATTGGGCGCAAGAAGGCTTGTTGATTCCGACGTATCGTGCGGATGGTACGATCAAACGATATGATCACGCGACTCGCCTCTTGCGGGCGGATGGTACGAGTTATCTCATGACCGCCATTTGGCTCAAGGCCAGTGCCGTGGGGTTTGGCGTTCCCGAATCGGATGAGGAAGACGATGCGGATTCCGATTGGGTTCCGGGAGGCCACGGGGCATCGCCACGTCGGAACGATAGTGATCCGCAGAACGACGACGACACGGCGTTCCTCGACGCGGACGACGATGCTGATCGCTATCCCTTTTGATGCCCCGGCATGCCGGGGCGTGCGGGGGCATCAATCTCGAATCCGCGGGCCAATCACCAGATAGTCCGGCTGTAGTTCCCCCGTTTTTCAGGATGCGCGCATTGAGAATAAGAAAGGAACCACAGCGCATACTGAACCTCCCCATGGCTAAAGCCAGGGGGTTCTAACGGTCTATACCTTTGCACTCTCGCAGGCTCTCACGGTAGCTTGCACCATCGCTACAACATCCTGCGCCTCATGTTCGGGCAGACTGTCTTTTTCGGACGACCCGCTCTGACTCCGATAGGTGCCGAAGGAGGACGGCCAGGTTCTGTTATGCCCTGGCTGTCCACTCGCGGGTTGGTTGGTCGCCTGTTGCCAAGCCGTCCGCAGGAGCGGTTCCGCACCTGGCCAATGCTCGTTCGCATTAGCGACTTGCAGGCATTCGTTCTCCACATGTTTTGCGAGATATGCACTAAACAGGTCTCGTTGCATTACGATGCCACAATCACAGGCATGAATCCGCTCGGATAACCGTTTCTTGTGTTTCTGTCCGCAAAGACACGCTTGGGATAATGCGGTATGGTACGTACTGAATTCCTCCACTGCCCCGCCAGCACTTTCAGCCTTGCGGGTGAGGATGGAGAGAAACAGCTTGGGTGCACGAACGCTGATCGAACGTCCGTACATCTTCTGAAATGCTTTATAGCTGAGTTTTTCCGTCTTGATATGGGGGCCGATGGCAATGACCTGATTCGCCAGTTGTCCATGGAGGGTTTTTCGATGGGCAGCCTCCCGACGATGCCGTTCTCTCAGAACCGCTTCCGTTTCTAATTGATGGCGGCTTTTCTGTGTCGGGCGTTTGCCTTTGATCGCTCGGCCCTTGTCATCGTAGCAATCGGGATTGTTGGCACGACGCTGGCGGTCTTGTTTGCGTTGCAACCGACGAATCTTCTGATGGTCTCTGACCACGGCATCCGCAAATGGCGTGAGCAGGGCTTGAGTATCGCCAACAATCGCGATCGTCGATGGTCCAATATCCAGCCCGACCGTTTCCTGACCGATGGGGTGAATACGCTCGCCCTTTTCGTTCACTTTGACATACGGAACACCCTCGCAGACCAGTTGCGCGTAGTAGCGAGTTTTCCCACGCACATCCCGTCGAACCAAGCGCACATATTTGACACGGGAGGCCAGACCATGCCGGATCACGGGATCACGCTGTGCTCCTTTAGCCATCGGTAGTTCCAGGCCATTCCACATGATGCGGTCATCCCGCCAGCGGATACAAGCGGCATTGCTCTTTCCTTCGAGGCTGTGAAGGCCGCGTTCACCTTTGAAGCGTACCGCTTTCGCCTTGCCCAATGCCACCTTGTACACTGCTTCAAATGCCCGTTTCGCCAGTTTCTGCGCCACATGGGAGTCCAGGTGGTCGCCCAGCCACGTGGTACGACGCATCTTATCCGCCACTGCTTCCAGGGCATAGAGGGAAAAACCGTGAGCTTGGCGAGCAGCAGAAAAGTGAGCCTGGCGCTCCTTTTTGTCCGTACTTTTCTTGGCCTTCGTGTACCAGATAGATTGTCGGACCAGCACCAGTCTGTTTTTCGCCTCACCCAGAAGGGCATTGTACAGTTGGCGCCCTGCTTCAAACCGTTTGTCTAATGTGCGTTCTTGGCGGCGCGTGACGCACAGGGGGACTTCACACACAAACGAGGGAGTCTGCCTCTTCACCTTTTTAGACGTTTTTTTGGTTTGCGATGTACGGCTTGATAACGGCAAGTGGGGCCCCTCCTACGGTCGAGACAAAATAGGAATTCATCCACAAGCTCGGCAAGCGACTTCTCAGCCACGGAAACTCTTGGCGCAAGAGCCGGGCTGATCGGCCTTTGACCGGCTTCACAAAGCGAGGGATGCCCTATTGCGGATCCACCTCAATCAGCAGATGGACATGATCCGGCATGACGTCCATCTCGAGGATTTCCACGGTACGCTCTGCGGCGACTTGGTGAATGATGGCTTTCAGCCGTTCATCCACACCCTGTGTCAAGACCCGGCGCCGTTACTTTGGGCACCAGACCACATGATATTTGCAGGAGAATACCACGTTATTGTGGGATTGGTAGACCATACTCTGATTATATGGCGCAATGCCGTCTAATCCAAAGCCTTGAAGATCTTTTGGCCCTAGCGGGCCAACGGGCTTATATCCCCATTCCTAAAGGCAGGGGCTTTACGCCCGATTCGGTAATGATGACAGGACCTTAAAAATTTTCTCAAGGAGTGCTGGAATATGTTTAACAAAATCATCTTGATTGGTCGGCTGACCCGCGATCCGGAATTGCGCTACACGCCTCAAGGAGTCCCTGTGGCCTCGTTCACTCTGGCGGTGGATCGCCCGTTCACGAATGCCCAAGGCCAACGGGACGCTGACTTTGTGGATTGTGTCGCGTGGCGAAAACTCGGAGAAACTGTGGGGAACCATTTAACCAAAGGCCGTCTTGTGGCCGTGGAAGGGCGTCTCCAAATTCGAGGCTATACCGCCCAAGACGGCAACAAGCGCCGCGTGGCGGAAGTGATTATCGACACCCTACGATTCTTGGATGCGCCCAAATCCTCCCCGTCTTCGGTCGCTGCTCATAATCATGAGGTGACGATTCCGCCTGACGATGTGCCCTTTTAGAGGAGTTGACGTAATCTATCCCCCCAAGGCCTGGTGGCTAATCCCCATCGCTAAAGCGCGGGGCTTGCGCCGTCAGATTTCTGATCAAGGAGCGTGTTCCCGTGGGATACTCGATTCGCATCGCCTTATCCCGACCACAATTATGGCTGATCGCCTGTACCGCCTTCCTCCCGCTTGGCGGGTTGTGGCTACTCCCAACCCCGTGGATGACAACCCATCCCACCCTGGCAACATAGACGTTTTGGGGCACCCAACTTCTAGGGATCTTTGGCATCCCCACGTTGTTGTATCATCAAGCCATTATCACGGTCCTAGGCCTTCGTCATTATCCGGCTCCCACCACGTCTCACGCCTCGTCCGGCTTCCAAACTCTCAGCGTGCTGAATGTGCTTGTCCCCGTCGTGCTAGCCGCCGGAATCCGTTTGCTGGTTCCGCCCGGCTTGGGACGCCGTATCCCTTGAATCAGCCCCCAGCTCAAGATCTCATTGGCTTCGTGTTACTGGTGTGGCTTGTGATCGAACCGTGGACCGGTTTGATCATTGCGCGCAACTTCTTGCAAGGCGCCACCCGCACCATCATTCCGTTGACGTGGCGGGCATCCGCTATTCGCTCGGGTTATCTCGTTATGCTTCTGATGGGCTTGTTGATGGTGTTATTCTTCCTGGGCATGGCTCATGGACGATGGCTAGGTAGTCTCGTCTTCTATCAGATGACCGTGTGGTATGGGGTCATCATCACCTACCAAGTGCACGTGATTTATCAAAATCTGTCTCCGTCGTGATTTTTCTCGGTATCGGTAAAGGATGATCAGAATGTCTTCTGACAACGTATTGTTACGTGTCTTCGGCACACTTCTCCCCCAATGGCGCTTTTGGCTCGGCGCCGCATGGGCGGCTGTTTTAATTAGCTTGACTAATCATTGGTTTTTGTTCTGGGCCTTAGGCATGCCCTTTTCGCTATATACCTGGTTTCATACCGCACAAGTCCTCTTATCGCTAGACGTGGGCAGTCCGCCTCGTTTTCGCCATATCTGGACCTACCTTTTTCCGCCTATCCCCTTTTGGGCCATCACGACCGGAACGATTTTTCTTCTAGGAATCCCGGAAGTTCTCATCATTATGAGCCCTACCGTGTGGCCTCATAGCCCCTGGCGCTCCTTTTTATGGGGACCGCAACACGTTCAACACGCTGTTTCTATCCTTGTAGCCCTGGGGCTGTCTCAAAAGGGCGGCCCCTTCTTTGGTAGGTGGGATAGGGAGACAGCATGCGAAGGGCAACAAGCGTCCCTGATCATCCTTGGAGGGCGGTCTGCTTTAGGAGGTTATGCGCGATACTGAGGAGTCCCCATTCGGTTTTCACTTTGTCCAACCCGCGTAACAAAAACCGCCGGAACCGGCGGTTTTCTTTAATCTGTCCGAATACGCTTTCCACTTCGGTGCCTCGGCGTTTCATGAGGACCGCCCCCGCGGCAGTGGCCAATGGGTCGCGGACTTGCTGCTTGTACCACAGGAGTTTCTGGCTCACGCTGATGGTTCGATACGTCGCAGTGGTGCAGCGGTCACGTAACGCACAGGTCGGACAATCCTGGGCCTGGTACTCCCGGAGCTGGACGATATAGCCACTGCCGGTGACTTCCTGCTTCTCGCGGATAAAGCGGAGTCGTTTGTCTGCTGCACAAATCCACTCGTCCACCGTCTCGTCATACGTCCCATTCTCTACGCGCTTGATTTGGGACCGCCACTTCCGGGTTTTCTCGAGGCGATAGGTGTTGCATTGGACCACCGCCGTGCGGCGGTGCTGCTCGAGATAGGCATCATGTTCTTCGCTGCCGTAACCGGCATCTGCCACAATCGTGTCGGGAAGCCTCCCGAGTTGCTGCTGCACATGCTCCCAATGCGGAATCAAGCAGAGGGTATCCCCTGGGCGTTGATGCACACTGTAGCTGACAATGCATGGATTTTCGGTGCCGATTTGGATATTGTACGCCGGTTTGAGCTACCCGTTGTTGAGATGATCGTCTTTCATGCGCATAAAGGTGGCATCAGGGTCGGTCTTGCTGAAGCTATTGCGATCCCCGCAGATCGCCTGTTGCTGCTCATATTTTTGGAGACGGGGCAGGCTCTCGTGACGCAGCGTCTTCAGGAGTCGGCGTGCCGTTTTTTGTTGCTCAGGGGACAATCGAAGCCATGGCGTGGCGGTGTCCGCGCGGTTCGGCGAGTTCATGGGCGGCGCTTCGACGAGGGTCTCCGGTGCCGGATCGGCTGTCCGTCGTGGAGACTCCGGGTCATCCTCAGCCGCTTGCGGTCGCAACCGGTCTTCCCACTGGGCCAGTCGAGCGGCCAAGGCATCCGCGGTAATCGGTTGAGGGTCCACTTCGGGTAAATCCCGGTCGCCATATTCCGTATTCTCCGCCTGCACGACGGCCTCGATTTGTTGCAAGAGGTCCCGAACGGCCGCCGTCAACGTGTCCTGATTTCTTTGGACGCTTTTCTTCCAGACGTCAGGATACCGATTAGCATTCGCCTCCCTCTGGGTGCCATCCAGAAAATAAGCGTCCAACGTCACATAGCCTTGCTCAATCAGCAAGGTGAGGATGCCCGTAAATACGTCGTCCACGATGACCTTCATCCGCTCGCCTCGAAAGCGATTGATGGTCCGAAAATCCGGAGTTTGGCGGCCGGTTAACCACAGAAAGGGAATCTGCTCGCGGACGGCTTTGGCAATCTGGCGAGAGGAGTACAAGCGTTGCGTATACGCGTAGACTAAAATCTTGGCCATGAGCTTGGGGTGATAGGGCGGACGCCCCCCGCCCGGATAGACGTGCTCAAAGACCGCATCGCTCAGTTGATCCACCGCGTCGTTGACGACGCGAACCACATGATGGACCGGAATCATATCAGTAAAGTCCATGGGTAAAAATAATTGGTCTTGCCGGTAGGGCCGAAACTGGCGTAAACCCCGAGGACAATAGGTCGAGACCTCTTGCGGCTCTGGCAATCCCGTCATCACTCATGGCTCTGTTTGATTCGCCATCCCAAAAACCGCCTTTCGCAGGATACTTCTCGTTAAGAAGATCTTACCAAAAAAGGCGGTTTTTGTTGATCCGGCAACGTTTTGTCGACGCGATTGACCTCGTTAATTTGTGCCTTTTGGGACAGCCCCTTTCTTGCCATTCGGACCCTGGCTACCGCCTTAGTTACACACGACGATTTATGGACGTGTTTTATTCACAGTTTCCGTCGCGCC is a window encoding:
- a CDS encoding transposase; the protein is MHQRPGDTLCLIPHWEHVQQQLGRLPDTIVADAGYGSEEHDAYLEQHRRTAVVQCNTYRLEKTRKWRSQIKRVENGTYDETVDEWICAADKRLRFIREKQEVTGSGYIVQLREYQAQDCPTCALRDRCTTATYRTISVSQKLLWYKQQVRDPLATAAGAVLMKRRGTEVESVFGQIKENRRFRRFLLRGLDKVKTEWGLLSIAHNLLKQTALQG
- a CDS encoding single-stranded DNA-binding protein, whose amino-acid sequence is MFNKIILIGRLTRDPELRYTPQGVPVASFTLAVDRPFTNAQGQRDADFVDCVAWRKLGETVGNHLTKGRLVAVEGRLQIRGYTAQDGNKRRVAEVIIDTLRFLDAPKSSPSSVAAHNHEVTIPPDDVPF
- a CDS encoding DUF927 domain-containing protein, which produces MHPFDDTPDHNLIQSWVDHSTPPGEASSARPSGDLVASSTPPDADRDSSPQSDIPDAESDAPDAKSDAPRENVDEIPTDDPWDAIESGNAPLFDIPSDAASDPRPTHPATPPGAEDWTQTTDPTAWITDLAARMRPLVQAHAVPEELLAPETMQRLVVLAHDHPDHWELLKPVLTKAVPWRVWRRAFQQAMQTLTQQWDEAETQLILDQLGWDLAHDALTTWETLAATVDQLVIRRGVAVLHHRLVKAALALAWPAWADLLQAQVQKWTNGHWTKAERETWMQQIRRLSPHHPARVKAREQGWDVVPGGSDESEASQTAASPNHAATASAESQPVTLGSLWPDAPAECVDWPLPPAGQPWVPHPHGIGRVVHVNEETVEVKPVSFTPIFVRALGRSLGDATDDVAWVWLTWRDGSTQTWKSQWMRRKDVLTLPKAAEVFANWDIDFAPGEAKAVVQWLQDQQNAVGRETLPLHAVVTQCGWTMIEGQTAFVLPDAALGVTTRSLVSQIPSDIAKVYRVQGDPEAEAAIIQDALQAEPQLAWALGHAAAAVWCRRIYALGLVDVLGYGMQMTDRTGHGKTFALKLALLPWQQPLPRSANFSTAGATIWLSLFNDLPHGVQETQEYATDALGKPRASAADWPQILHDLSDAGGAIRARVDGSLRMAPIPAGTILFANNQSLLTEATNAGAQVRLLSTGSLFRERSDAMARIVEDLEMRMAQHYGHGGRAVIAALLGWSDAQIVAAWQDAVTTVRDVLDAVSLDPESRQIARRQSKLWALGLLGLRTLLQEGYGFDSTLCERAEAGYRAIVKSLMRQMLTTYVPEWHRWWDRVASDLRQHAAEFAGLELQRGADAEAPREYHGKFDPTKDVLAVEVGWFRDRLQAMGRLDVTTLKKDWAQEGLLIPTYRADGTIKRYDHATRLLRADGTSYLMTAIWLKASAVGFGVPESDEEDDADSDWVPGGHGASPRRNDSDPQNDDDTAFLDADDDADRYPF
- a CDS encoding RNA-guided endonuclease TnpB family protein → MPLSSRTSQTKKTSKKVKRQTPSFVCEVPLCVTRRQERTLDKRFEAGRQLYNALLGEAKNRLVLVRQSIWYTKAKKSTDKKERQAHFSAARQAHGFSLYALEAVADKMRRTTWLGDHLDSHVAQKLAKRAFEAVYKVALGKAKAVRFKGERGLHSLEGKSNAACIRWRDDRIMWNGLELPMAKGAQRDPVIRHGLASRVKYVRLVRRDVRGKTRYYAQLVCEGVPYVKVNEKGERIHPIGQETVGLDIGPSTIAIVGDTQALLTPFADAVVRDHQKIRRLQRKQDRQRRANNPDCYDDKGRAIKGKRPTQKSRHQLETEAVLRERHRREAAHRKTLHGQLANQVIAIGPHIKTEKLSYKAFQKMYGRSISVRAPKLFLSILTRKAESAGGAVEEFSTYHTALSQACLCGQKHKKRLSERIHACDCGIVMQRDLFSAYLAKHVENECLQVANANEHWPGAEPLLRTAWQQATNQPASGQPGHNRTWPSSFGTYRSQSGSSEKDSLPEHEAQDVVAMVQATVRACESAKV